In Aegilops tauschii subsp. strangulata cultivar AL8/78 chromosome 3, Aet v6.0, whole genome shotgun sequence, one genomic interval encodes:
- the LOC109769835 gene encoding glucan endo-1,3-beta-glucosidase GI → MTIGVCYGVVANNLPPANEVVQLYRSKGLTGMRIYFADAKALSALRGSGIALILDIGGNDVLASLAASASNAANWVRDNVRPYYPAVNIKYIAAGNEILGGDTQNIVPAMRNLNSALNGAGLGAIKVSTSIRFDAVTNTFPPSNGVFAQAYMTDVARLLASTAAPLLANVYPYFAYKDNPRDIQLNYATFRPGTTVRDQNNGLTYTCLFDAMVDAVVAALERAGAPGVRVVVSESGWPSASGFAATADNARAYNQGLIDHVGGGTPKRPGLLETYIFAMFNENFKTGELTEKHFGLFNPDKSPAYPIRF, encoded by the coding sequence ATGACCATCGGCGTCTGCTACGGCGTGGTCGCTAACAACCTCCCGCCGGCGAACGAGGTGGTGCAGCTCTACAGGTCCAAGGGCCTCACCGGCATGCGCATCTACTTCGCCGACGCCAAGGCTCTCTCCGCGCTCCGGGGCTCCGGCATCGCCCTCATCCTCGACATCGGCGGCAACGACGTGCTGGCCAGCCTCGCTGCCAGCGCCTCCAACGCGGCGAACTGGGTCCGGGACAACGTGCGGCCCTACTACCCGGCCGTGAACATCAAGTACATCGCCGCCGGCAACGAGATCCTGGGCGGCGACACGCAGAACATCGTCCCGGCCATGCGGAACCTCAACTCGGCCCTCAACGGCGCCGGCCTCGGCGCCATCAAGGTGTCCACCTCGATCCGGTTCGACGCGGTGACCAACACCTTCCCGCCCTCCAACGGCGTGTTCGCGCAGGCCTACATGACGGACGTGGCCCGGCTCCTGGCCAGCACCGCCGCGCCGCTGCTGGCCAACGTGTACCCCTACTTCGCCTACAAGGACAACCCGCGGGACATCCAGCTCAACTACGCGACGTTCCGGCCGGGCACCACCGTGCGTGACCAGAACAACGGGCTGACCTACACGTGCCTGTTCGACGCCATGGTGGACGCCGTGGTCGCGGCGCTGGAGCGGGCCGGAGCGCCGGGGGTGAGGGTGGTGGTGTCGGAGAGCGGGTGGCCGTCGGCCAGCGGGTTCGCGGCGACGGCGGACAACGCGAGGGCGTACAACCAGGGGCTGATCGACCACGTCGGCGGGGGCACCCCCAAGAGGCCCGGCTTGCTGGAGACGTACATCTTCGCCATGTTCAACGAGAACTTCAAGACCGGTGAGCTCACCGAGAAGCACTTCGGGTTGTTCAACCCGGACAAGTCGCCGGCGTACCCCATCCGCTTCTAG